GGTATGAGTCTCAAACTATTTGGCATACTTGTTTGAGTTGGGTGCATAACTGAAAAAGACATCCCAAAATGTTCCTCACATCAAACAGTTTCAGTTGtttaaacaagtttatttttttttcaaactgtaaataaacaatatccATAAAAACGGTTCATTACGTTTGAATAAAATCTAGAGTAAGAAAGACGCAACAGCACATTAAATTCCGTAAAATCTGAATACAACGGGGAACATTCGTATTTCACAACTGTATGTACAAAGCTCTAAGCACTTCATTCAGGGGAGTGATCCTGCCAACAAACGACCAGAAACAGTTTTGCGTGTTAAACTACAagtgctgttaaaaaaaacacttcaagaTACATTAAACCCAAATACAGGATTTAACTGCAAGAAATCAACCTAAAAGAACACAACCGTAGTCTCATGTTCTTTTGGCACAAACTGTTGGCTGACATTTGTTATTTGCACTATCCCACACACTTCTTCAATCATATTTAATTCTAACTAATTGACTATTTAAATTTGGATTTCCTAAAGCcaacataacatttaaattaggAAATGGCAGTATTGGCAGATTGGTAATGGCAGATAACTAGAATTAGTCAATCTGACCTGTACTCAGTCACAGGACCATCCCAATCCCAAATAGCATTAGCATCAAAAATGGCAGTTGCACACAAATATGATATTGAAAATTAGTTTCATAACTACTATACCATGgctgaaaaaacagcaaaactcTCAGGATGTCGGTCATCTAGAAAGCTGGTTTTTAGGCATTAACAAATATCCTTTGAAGGATCCAACATATCCTGTAGTGTCCACATTTTCTGTCCACTCCAGCCGTGGATATGAAGCGAGGAGGTCCATATTGCTTAGACATTGTTGGTGTTAAAATGGGCCGATATTTTGCTTGACTCAGAGTCTCAGATGAGGAACTGGCATGGTGACGTCGCGGAAGTATCGATGTGCGAGGGCGTTTTTGGCAGATAACCTTTTGTTTGGATCATAATTCAGCATTTCCTGCaaggaaaacaacagaaatggaaaaattataaatatagtCAAATGATAAGTCTataaagtagggctgcaactaacaattattttaattatacaaccaattattttcttgatcGATTTATCCTTTTAGTCTGTATAAAGtcaggaaaaagtgaaaaatgttgccGGTTATAATTTTCCAAAGCCCAAAATCATGCATCCAGATTGCTTGTTTTATTCTTCAGacaaaatgtatactgtatgttatcagtttactataatattttatatatactatgaactactactatactatgaaaaAGATTGCTTGAAAGATTATGGAAATGACTAATCAATTATTGAAATTATTGCCAAGTTTCCATTAATGGACTAATTGATCAATCAAGTAATTTTCACATCTCTACTTTAAAGGTTTTGTACGCTGTAGTGGAAAACAAATGTACTTGTTATTTTGTTTGCTAACATTGCGACTTCATATCCctggtagaaaaaaaatgacaaaataaaaacacttctgtTGCACTTCTGCTAAAAtgatttgactttgactttgtaaTCTGCACCTGGATCTTAATCAAAATGAATAGACTCTAACCTGGGACACGTGTGTCtgattttgttgcatttaagtGCATtcgtttgttttgttttttgccctTTTCACCAGCTGTACATATATCTTCATTATCCCCATTTGGTCTTgctgactcacacacaaacaagcacaagAGACGGCCTTCCTCCACGAATGTAATGAATGCTAAATTAATCTGTAAATGAAGGACAAATGTTCTCACTCCAAGCAGTTCTCTTCCATCCTCATCAAGAATCGGCACCACTTTAGATAATTCCTGCCGGGCCCACTTGGGGAAAGATGGTTTGTAGTCAGGCATTGATGTGACTCCAGGCCAGACAGTCTCATCAGGTGTGCCCAAGGTGCGGAAGATTCTGAATAACTGATCAATCTCAGAGTCGCCGGGGAACAAGGCCCTCTTGGTGAGCTGTACAACAGGGGACAGTGAGGGGAGTCTGTTGGTTAGAGGTTACGTTTGATCCATAGTGTGTAGGCTTAGTTCAATCACAGGGAAGCCTGTTGTTAAACATAAAACTTAGTGCAAACTACCATTTCAGCAAAGATGCACCCCAGACTCCAGATGTCAACAGCTGTGGAGTAGTATTTACAGCCCAGGAGGATTTCTGGTGCTCTGTACCAAAGTGTTACCACctgaaaaacatcacagaagCAAGCTTATATTCAGGAAAATACAATTTCTCAGGAAGGAATGAACCAAAAtagatatttaaaaagaaaatgcactaAAAACTCTGAAACAGCTTTGTGTAGTGACACAAAGCCTAGCCCTATTGTGAGATGTTTTCTTCCTATACCAGAGGGCTCAATTCACTTAGAGGAAACATGATGGAGTGCACTTTGCTGCCGGGCTAGTAAAGAATAAGCATTTCAAACCATATAACCAAATAATATTTTTCAGAAGAAGCCTGTGACATGAACAGAGTAGCTGTATGCGTTAcctcatgtgtgtatgtgcggaCGGGCACTCCAAAGGCTCTTGCCAGGCCAAAGTCAGCGAGTTTGATCTCCCCCTGGGCGTTGATGAGGAGGTTCTGGGGCTTCAGGTCTCGATGAAGAACCCTGTGAGAGTGGCAAAAGGCCAGGCCTTGCAACAGCTGGAAAAGATAACTCTacgaaacaaaacacacacacacatttttatatatataNNNNNNNNNNNNNNNNNNNNNNNNNNNNNNNNNNNNNNNNNNNNNNNNNNNNNNNNNNNNNNNNNNNNNNNNNNNNNNNNNNNNNNNNNNNNNNNNNNNNatatatatatatatatatatatatatatatatatatatatatatatatatatacacatacatacatacacacacacaaaataacattgacatttaaacttttatttactTCAGCTTGGTTAATATTGGTCAATATCTGCTTGTTCCTATTATTctatattttgtgtatgttcCTAGTGCAAACAATCAACACAACGTAAACTTACATATCAGCCAGCAAAATATAAGCACACCAATGCTCTTGATTTCTGTATTCTGACATGAAGGTCAGGAAACACTGGGTAAAGCGAGTCAGTAATGCCACCTGTTAAAGCCTGGGGAATTATGTTCCTTGGCACAACATGGCAGCACCTGAAtactacaaaaacatttagattttcttaAGTAAGCTTACACAATGTACCGTATGCATGTTTCTATTGCACAGTGAATTCAGACAACAATCAGACCCACATTAAAATATGCATTATATATATTGAGTGGTTCTCAACCTCTCTGGCTCCAGACCCCTTATAATGCAGCAATGTCGACTTGTGACCCCTAATCACAGACCAATTCCTTAGTGTGGACAAATTCTGTGCAGTCCAATCCTAAAGtaatatttcctcttttttgtctcttaaaaagacaaactttCACAAGAAAAGCAAAAGGCTTAATTATCATGTAATCTCCCAGATTTGGATTGGAGCAGGTGGGGTACCGCTTCAAATCACCGACCATGGATTATAGGTTATTTCTTAttgtttatcatattttggTGTCATACTACCAAATGGCTGCGGTACAAAGTGTCGAATTTAAAATATAAGTGCTTTTATGTGTAGGGAATTACATGAGCAGTGTCGAAATGTAGCTGCAGTCACTGTAACGTTAACTTGGTAGATTTTGTTTTATACGTCAAACAATAAAGAGTGATAGAAGGaagctctgcaaaatagctgtTTGCAAGTGTCGTCTGCCTGTCACACCCGGATGGTTGGGTAAAACAGTTTCATCACATGTGAAGCAGGGTAAAAGCAACAGTTAGCTCCAGTAATGTTAGCTTGGCCTCAGATGACAACCAACAACACTTATCATGAGTGAACTTACGTGTCTAGTCGGATTTTTTTAAGTGCAACAGTTTCTCCGGTGACTTTGTTCTTGGCTTTGTAAACCACTCCATACGTCCCTTCTCCTATCTTTTCCACCTTCTGAAACGTATCCATTTTGCAAATCAACAGAACTTGAGGTTTGTTGGTTGTTTAGCTAGTCAGCCAGACTCCAGTCTTTGTGTGAGAGCTAATAATTGCTCGGTGGCTACAGAGACAAACGTTAATAAGCAGCGCGGGGACCGACATATAATTAACTGCTCCTTGTTAGTTTAAACGGTCCGGATACACCACACAGCCTGTGGATGGCAGCGGTGTTGTCGAAGTTTAACTTTCTCAGATCGGAGCTAAACAGCTAAAGACTGTGGGGGTCAGGTCATTTGTTGGCGCTGACGATGATAATATCCGTAAATATATGGATTAGCGTTGTGGTTGCTCTTCTCTGGAAAACACTGAACCTACACAGTAGCGTTTCCCGCGTTACCTTGGGAGCGTTCGTTTTTGTGTTCAAAGCACACCGACTCATGTAGCCGGGTGGTCTTTCAAATATTTTCCAATATACTCCTCAAAAGCGTCTTCCGTTTGACTCGTTGTGAAGGGAACACGAGTGCAGACAAGTACGTAACatgatttttctttctcaaaataCTGTAAAGCTGAGTTGGGTTTTTTGTCAGTTGGTGCAAATCGAGAAATTGAGTCGCATTTTACCGACAAGAAAAACGAACATCCAACAAACTAACCTCATAGGTCACATGATGACACGAGGATGACGTTTTACGTTATCAACGTCGGAGAGAGAGCTAACTGTCTATGGAGGTtgcaaaccaaaaacaaacaaagaaggaagagtttttttttgtctgtatttttttttaaacttcttgtACCATACttcaaataaaaagtatatattttgtAGAAAAGTTTTAGGTGAGGGGGTAGTAACAGGTcatgcaaattaattatatGATAGTTAGCTTTTGGGTGTATAGACAaataaattagttaaaaaatcaATGCTTTTTACATGTTGACACAAAATAGGCTACAACCATACACTGTAAATTAGTTATTACATACACAGTCTATGGCTAGTGTTACATCACAAggaacatgcacacaaaagggGGGTTATTGCTTCATCATCATTTGTTCACAGTTTTGGACACTTTTATAGCCAAGTTGTTTTCCAACATAGACAGGCAGCTTTGTTTATGTTCTCTATACTTTACACAGAAATCTGGTATGTTGgtaaatgcctaaaaatgtaGTAAATGCAACTATGTGTCACAGTGTACTGAACAGGAAACAATGAAGGCAAATTACAGTTGCTCCCTCTAGTGTTGGTAAGTCTAGTTGTGCACTGCACTCCCTCACTGGTTTATTTCTGTCATTCCCACTCTTCTACACAGTAGAGGCTGAAAAGAACATCTTCATAaaccttttttcacagcagacttTTTGACTTGTAATAACAGGTAAGTCAATAAAGAAACCAACATTGTTCATGATGTCTCTGTTCCACccattatttcatgtttaacaATTAACACTTAAAAATCCCAGACTGTGTCTGGCTACTTAAATAATCCCTGAAAACAGTTTCCAGCTTTAGTTTCACATTTCCCTCGGATCATGCCGTCTTTCAATGGCGTGTGTGCCTCCGGGGGCGGACTAGTTACGAGACCCTGGAGCTGCTATGCCCTACGAAACCCCCTTAGGGTTAGGGTATGTTGTATGGGCAAGATACAGCATCTAGCTGACATGTAAGAGTAggaaaagtaaataataaaatgaattgtgGCTTTTAAGTCAAAATTTCTGCTGTGAAAAACCTTTATTAATCAGAGCAGGATGggtcatgagtttttttttttcatgtcatctGTTACTGCATGAAGGAAAAGCCTGTTAGAAACACACATACCGGCACTGCACATGATCAAAGCCCATGAGGCTTGACGTGCATCCACCCAGCAGATTTGATTTGAAGAATGTGAAATGACACCTATTTCTCATTTGAGTATTATATGTGAGGTAAAGGCATTCAAGGCTTCTGGCTATGTTGGGTTCTTCGGAcagttttgtctcatttttgtttcatttgcaGAGATTCACGTATCTGAAAGTGAAGCATACCACTTTCACTATACTTTCTAGCGGCTGGTACACATCCAACATGTTGGTTTCTcacagatttttaaatattctgtgTGGACATTTGTAATCTGGCAACATGGTATCTCTTTAGAGGATTTATAACACCAGAAATGCATCCTGATGAAAGTCACATACAACTGaaagctttgttttgtgtttgcacaAGTGTGTTTTACTCCTTCTGTCCCATTTTTTGAGTGCCTGTGTTTGTGGCAATGATAAAATCAAATTACCTACAACAAGACGGAATAAGGATCACTCACAAAAATGAGGGGAAGTTAATTTAAGCCTTGCGAATGTGAATGCGCTGAATGACTGATGTGCGCGCTTTGACTGTCTGGTCTGATCTTGTAATGGCATTTCACCAACCAGATGGCTGGATTGGACTTTTAACcaataacaaaacacaatccTGATATTTTTCAATTGTGTGTGACTGCAGGCGGAGGATGGGCTCTGTTGCTCTGATGTTATATGATTTtccattatttgtcattttacgTTTGGGCAATTGCTAATTGTGATTATTCCCCTATTTTTTATAATggcaaatcatttcattttggcTTGGTGCAAAGAAAACCACTAAAAAAGCAGTACAACACATTGTTAGATACAAGCAGGAACATTCCTGAAAAGCAAGCTCTCAGAATCTTTACTGCTTGACTTCCACTGTCTGAAATATCTACATTATCTGATAATTCCAGAAATTCCCTGAACTTCAGGCACAGTGTTACTAAAGGTTTTGATTGAGGTGTCCAATTAAAGCCCGATAACCCCagccaccctctccaccccacattGGCCCatcagaggagcagcttctctaagaggctccaaCAGCTTTGATGTCGCACGGACCGCTAtaagaaatcattcctaccacaggtaAGACAACTTTTAATgcgtcatcactgggtgctagatgagacccTGAGACACCCCagtactgcactaagtgcaacctgcacaattggttcatttacatttcagcatactatttaagcagttgcacattttgtttttccatcctgtatacattcaaatatttgttcttatatttttattcccattattattattattatttcatgtatagtttatgtgtgtgtattgtatccGAGTATTTCAGTCatgtttatattctgtgctgtgtgactgatgtatgATTGCTGCtttaacaccataatttcccaaaTTTTTTTgcgatcaataaatatctatctatctatatttcAACTCTTTTTCAGGCCGCTATAAGCTATATTTcaactctttttcaggctgctCTAAAAACGAAATATCCAGAGTATCCAGACTCATTTCACTTCACAGTGATAGTCCACCTCACCAGAcatcagagcattctgatgtatgattttaaaatgaaagactttgaaaatgtccagttaaaactacattttaatttttttcattctgcTAATTTAGATACAATATTATACAATGGAGACTAATGAGCAAAGAAGCTAACAGTTGACTATTTGTGGTATGTTAAGTCAGGTGCTCTGTGGGAAGGCTTTATTTCCTCCTGAACTCTGCTGTTAGCACATGAGGGGTCACATGTAGCGCAGCATGAGTAGACTCTCAGGCATGAGACAACATCAGTGGGAGAACCACCAGGGCTCATAATGACTTTCTTTGTTAGATAGACACATACATGGCCCTTTTCACTGTAAAAAATCATTACGTAATGATCTATTCTCTTCTTAATTTAATAAGATTATTACGATTAGTGCATACTTGTAATTACAAAATGACAACttcacaggaaaacaaaaaatattaactAGCTTTTATGAACccattcacttaaaaaaaaagtcacaaccTCAGACACGAGACTGGTTGACTCAAATGCTTGACTCCCAAACAGTTGTATATGTAACAAAAGTAGTTTACTGAATTGagttcaaacaaaacaaaacaactttcaCAAGGTGAATCAATTTCAAAACCAAAGCAAAACGCTCACTTGGAGGATAACAAAATCACACCAAAAGAAACTGACATGATAAGGTCGTCAAGACATGACTGGAGTGTTGGACAAGACTGTGACTCAGACTGAACAAGACAAACTGGCAGAAGACAAAGGGAGACACGGACTATTTATACCTTTATTGAACTGTGTATGATTTATACACGAGGTAGAGGGAAACAGACAATCTCAATGGCAAGAAAATCACGCAAAGCTGCCTTTGCGTGATTTTCTTGCCATTGAGATTGTCTGAAGTCAGGGTCTGCAACGAGAGGGAAGAGGTGAATACAAAATAAGACAGGAAGTGCACAACAAGGCTAAAAATAAGTGACTTAATTTAACATACTTGACGAGACATAACAATAAAGTCTCACCTTTTATTaactttatattattatataatacaagaaatatatatatatatatgtgtatatatatgtatgtgtgcatatatatactgtatatacaaaatatatgtattttctgAGTTATTTATATAAGTCACATTTTAGAATCTACTGGTATGCATGGGGTGAACTTCCTGACCAACCATGCACAAGCCAGcctcttaataataataaaaaatgctttCCTACTATGCTACTTTATTGAAGTATATTATCCATTTTATAGCAAACATAAAACTCGACACCAACCATCCTgttgtatatatagtattaaTTGAGTAATTGAAAGTTgggtactgttttttttcattatgaatttaaatgttgcttttccTGTTTCCAGCTTCATAGAACATAAACTCATGCAATCAGACTAACATGAATAATGAATTGTGATGTATCAATTATATCTTCTTCCAGGATTAATTGATGTCATTTGGCTTGAAGATGCTTCATTAGGCAAGATGTGACTCATATTTGTAATATAAACAAGCCAGAGAGAAAAGTTGTCGGATTTGATACAATGCATTTAGTTTCAAGAATCTGAAAGTTTATGaatgaaaattgatttttagtttttgattcCTTTCAGAATCAATCGGCTCATTTCTCTAAATGCATATTTGTCCTCGTCTTAGTGGCTTTGGATGATGTTTCATAAACTCAGGCcgggtgtgtctgtgttgctgCAAGCACAGATTTTTAGAGCTGCAGCAGCCTGAGGTGGACACCACAGAGGAATGACTGAGGAAATAAAAGGATGCTATTGATTTGCCATGCATACACTCCTCTCATGACGCCAGTGCATGCATAGCTCTAAGGTCATACGTCTAAAACATGACTTGAGCTTTGCTCACAGTTCTCACCACAATCTTTGTCCTAGAGCACACATCAggtacattttcatttacactgTGCAGAAAGCATCCATTGATT
The Etheostoma cragini isolate CJK2018 chromosome 4, CSU_Ecrag_1.0, whole genome shotgun sequence genome window above contains:
- the cdk2 gene encoding cyclin-dependent kinase 2; the encoded protein is MDTFQKVEKIGEGTYGVVYKAKNKVTGETVALKKIRLDTIQSYLFQLLQGLAFCHSHRVLHRDLKPQNLLINAQGEIKLADFGLARAFGVPVRTYTHEVVTLWYRAPEILLGCKYYSTAVDIWSLGCIFAEMLTKRALFPGDSEIDQLFRIFRTLGTPDETVWPGVTSMPDYKPSFPKWARQELSKVVPILDEDGRELLGEMLNYDPNKRLSAKNALAHRYFRDVTMPVPHLRL